A stretch of Borrelia turcica IST7 DNA encodes these proteins:
- a CDS encoding methyl-accepting chemotaxis protein, producing MKRKSSSSTLFYKFNIAILIYTIIIAATTFLLLNYGYRKVITKELKNFTKFVNHIMTKSFVDDTRNTLQAIDEFIINYNNVSSEQKNQKLKSIISVSNSHLFPSYITIIEYVNQNGEVLYSSDERRINSQINLKGIKADNFINKTQIIALHKNLIKINNKHYIPMIYKIATRDNGNADNTGYVILYLDILEQIKQLRKKIFLFLERSVLEKGNQHQSYHYFKIYAINNQGEVFGEQNEDTLEHINLSIDNLFENNPKITNQLLNSISRKQSNITTNHDNNIISLTRLTTSSWYLAIQMNYDNIFSNELYKIKLMSLSIIAALVIIFILIMISIIKKLIITKIEYLNEVIPKVKDGDLTVKIESKGNDSVSSTINHFGYFIENLKNVMNSLQDRVKLLRDNGDLLFNEINKAYDTITNSNQYIEKTQGEVEKQVEFISNTTNTIESLSKNIASLDNSIETQAASVEESSSAIEEMIGSIQSVTEITQKAAKSTEELKVFSDDGRKKQEEVIMQIKEIYKNSTRLQEANALISSIASQTNLLSMNAAIEASHAGEAGKGFAIVAEEIKDLAEQVTSQSESVAASINEIMDSINKTVKTSELTNKAFNQIFDSINLVVQVIEEINHTMQEQSIGSQEILKALNTMREITYEVKIGSNEMFRGNKEIINTVSLLEEINITVSNSMKSLKEEIKRLIGAIESIKTFGKVNSNHIVDINTDTNQFKTK from the coding sequence GTGAAAAGAAAAAGTTCCAGTTCCACTCTTTTTTATAAGTTTAATATTGCTATTTTAATATACACAATAATTATTGCTGCTACTACTTTTTTGTTATTAAATTACGGATATAGGAAAGTAATAACTAAAGAGCTTAAAAATTTTACAAAATTTGTAAATCACATTATGACAAAAAGCTTCGTTGATGACACAAGAAACACTTTACAGGCTATTGATGAATTTATCATAAATTACAACAATGTATCTAGCGAACAAAAGAATCAGAAACTTAAAAGCATAATATCTGTTAGTAACTCTCATTTATTCCCTTCTTATATAACGATAATAGAATATGTAAACCAAAATGGAGAGGTATTGTATTCAAGCGATGAGAGAAGAATAAACTCCCAGATAAATTTAAAGGGAATTAAAGCGGATAATTTTATAAATAAAACTCAAATAATCGCATTACATAAAAACTTAATAAAAATAAATAACAAGCACTACATACCTATGATTTACAAGATAGCCACAAGAGATAACGGAAATGCAGACAACACTGGATATGTTATTTTATATTTAGACATACTAGAGCAAATAAAACAATTAAGAAAAAAGATATTTCTGTTTTTAGAGAGATCTGTACTGGAAAAGGGGAATCAACATCAAAGTTATCACTACTTCAAGATATATGCTATTAATAATCAAGGTGAAGTTTTTGGAGAACAAAATGAAGACACACTCGAACATATTAATTTATCAATAGACAACCTATTTGAAAATAATCCCAAGATAACGAATCAGTTATTAAATTCAATATCTAGGAAACAAAGCAATATTACTACTAACCATGACAATAACATAATCTCTTTAACAAGACTTACAACTTCATCTTGGTATTTAGCCATACAAATGAACTATGACAACATATTTTCAAATGAACTATACAAAATTAAATTGATGTCCTTGTCAATAATAGCAGCACTCGTAATAATATTCATTTTAATCATGATAAGCATCATCAAGAAATTAATAATAACAAAAATAGAATATTTAAATGAAGTCATTCCAAAAGTCAAAGATGGAGATTTAACGGTCAAGATTGAATCAAAGGGGAACGACTCAGTAAGTTCTACAATAAATCATTTCGGATATTTCATTGAAAATTTAAAGAATGTAATGAACTCACTACAAGACAGAGTCAAATTATTAAGAGATAATGGAGATCTTTTATTTAATGAAATAAATAAAGCCTATGATACGATAACAAATTCAAATCAGTATATAGAAAAAACACAGGGAGAAGTAGAAAAGCAAGTTGAATTTATTTCCAATACAACAAACACAATAGAGAGTTTATCTAAAAACATTGCATCACTTGACAACTCAATTGAAACTCAAGCTGCTAGCGTTGAAGAATCATCATCTGCTATTGAAGAAATGATAGGAAGTATACAATCAGTTACAGAAATAACACAAAAAGCTGCAAAAAGTACAGAAGAACTTAAAGTATTTTCAGATGACGGTCGAAAAAAGCAAGAAGAAGTTATTATGCAAATTAAAGAAATTTATAAAAACTCAACAAGACTTCAAGAAGCAAATGCTCTAATATCATCTATTGCTAGTCAGACAAACCTACTCTCAATGAATGCAGCTATTGAAGCATCTCATGCTGGTGAAGCTGGAAAGGGATTTGCAATTGTTGCAGAAGAAATTAAAGATCTTGCAGAACAGGTTACTTCACAATCAGAATCAGTTGCAGCATCAATAAATGAAATAATGGATTCTATCAATAAAACAGTAAAAACATCAGAACTCACAAATAAAGCTTTCAATCAAATATTTGATTCAATAAATCTTGTAGTTCAAGTTATAGAAGAAATAAATCATACTATGCAAGAACAGTCAATTGGTAGTCAGGAAATTTTAAAAGCTTTAAATACAATGAGAGAAATAACATATGAAGTAAAAATTGGTTCAAATGAAATGTTTAGAGGAAATAAAGAGATTATCAATACCGTTTCTCTTCTAGAAGAAATTAACATAACCGTTTCAAATTCAATGAAGAGTCTAAAAGAAGAAATCAAAAGACTAATAGGAGCAATTGAAAGTATTAAAACTTTTGGAAAAGTAAACTCAAATCATATTGTAGATATTAATACAGATACAAATCAATTTAAAACAAAATAA